A stretch of the Aphis gossypii isolate Hap1 chromosome 2, ASM2018417v2, whole genome shotgun sequence genome encodes the following:
- the LOC114121056 gene encoding COP9 signalosome complex subunit 7b-like: MFQKKVIDKPLKEFVIEALKKMEDDSLVMVIKKALNCVDTSVFAKLLECPNVIALETTHHAPYLLLLRLFSRGTYLDYLENKEYLPELSEPQIKKLQYLTIVKLANKMKIISYDVLLKELNIDNVKDLENLIIEAIHLNLISGELNQKDNCLEVNWTVSKDVGANDVGNMIDTLQQFSDSSENVLSTVQACTVDTKQSVLKRSASDENEFARLKKIIITQIQGEEMPMDTSGHTKNV, from the coding sequence taaaaaaaatggaagaTGACAGTTTAGTGATGGTAATTAAAAAAGCTTTGAATTGTGTTGATACATCTGTGTTTGCAAAACTCTTAGAATGCCCTAATGTTATTGCACTGGAGACTACACATCATGCACCATACCTTCTTCTTTTACGCTTGTTTTCACGAGGTACTTATTTGGATTATTTGGAGAACAAAGAATATTTGCCAGAACTTAGTGAGCCCCAGATAAAAAAACTGCAATACTTGACAATTGTTAAATTAgccaataaaatgaaaataatatcttatgatGTTCTTTTGAAAGAGTTGAACATTGATAATGTCAAAGACTTGGAAAACTTAATCATTGAAGCAAtccatttaaatttgatttctgGTGAACTTAATCAAAAAGATAATTGTCTTGAAGTAAATTGGACAGTTAGTAAGGATGTTGGAGCTAATGATGTTGGCAACATGATAGACACATTACAGCAATTTAGTGATTCCAGTGAAAATGTTCTTTCCACAGTGCAAGCTTGTACTGTTGATACTAAACAAAGTGTACTAAAACGCAGTGCTTCTGATGAGAATGAGTTTGctagattgaaaaaaataattataactcaaATACAAGGTGAAGAAATGCCAATGGATACTAGTGGTCATACAAAAAACGTATAA
- the LOC114127021 gene encoding mitochondrial ribonuclease P catalytic subunit codes for MCSLIRKHLPWNLLKVVSPRQTQRLLSVVTPDIIEPRKVKGRFASEEQKRIIAEFVTKSSSTFIDWNELKSSVLSINRGYINEKNINGCILEACSQQKRSDLVKSFMKYVKECSNGKPNLALELLYIRSWYKSREELTDDDQYEIQTSCQSLFKNNLHLMNPVLLEAIVMGLCCTPLWRDSLEFIKASKIENDITVNTLTCIILRAFEESEMDLGWTLIHNLFNRHRILPLEIVAAWFSLCEKNVNCSYRRVLEFLRDNEYIIREDLAELIRNKIKQSGIKATTTMVYHHNGKCKNCNQVLKNVDITDSEFKMLQECFLSNVMVGKNIFNNSSPQELNDFKDFIEITAPYDVVVDGLNLAYAYRGKVGNHSITKVIMKNFIAKKLKVLLIGRKHLVKMLGKEFDFIKKNAHIFFTNDLSKDDPFVLYAAMYSGINTQILTRDLMRSHKFLLEDVHMKSIFQKWLQIHRLGLKIRPGDEVMIKEPIKHLQATQESENGIWHMPYQEIKERGSWSKPDSSPDKWMCIQI; via the exons atgtGTTCATTAATAAGGAAACATCTACCTTGGAATTTACTAAAGGTGGTAAGTCCAAGACAGACTCAAAGGTTACTGTCAGTTGTTACTCCAGATATAATTGAACCACGCAAAGTAAAAGGTAGATTTGCCAGTGAAGaacaaaaacgtattattgCAGAATTTGTTACCAAATCAAGTTCCACATTTATTGATTGGAATGAATTGAAATCGTCTGTTTTGTCCATTAATCGTGggtatataaatgaaaaaaatattaatggatGCATATTAGAGGCATGCTCACAACAAAAACGTTCGGACCTAGTCAAGTCATTTATGAAGTATGTGAAAGAATGTAGTAATGGTAAACCTAATTTAGCATTAGAGCTATTATATATTCGTTCATGGTACAAGTCACGAGAGGAATTGACAGATGATGACCAATATGAAATTCAGACAAGTTGTCAGTctctgtttaaaaataatctacatTTAATGAACCCTGTTCTTCTTGAAG cTATAGTAATGGGACTTTGTTGTACACCTTTATGGCGTGATTCCTTGGAATTCATAAAAGcatcaaaaattgaaaatgatattacagtaaatacattaacttgtataattttaagagcATTTGAAGAATCAGAAATGGATTTGGGATGGACTTTAATACATAATCTTTTTAATCGACATAGGATACTACCATTAGAAATAGTTGCAGCATGGTTTAGTctatgtgaaaaaaatgtaaattgtagCTATCGTAGagtattagaatttttaagagATAATGAGTATATTATCAGAGAAGATTTAGCAGAACTAAttcgaaataaaattaaacaatctgGCATTAAGGCTACTACTACTATGGTTTATCatcataa tggaaaatgtaaaaattgtaatcaagtattaaaaaatgtggaTATCACAGATTCAGAGTTTAAGATGCTTCAAGAatgttttttatcaaatgtaatggttggaaaaaatatatttaataactcttCTCCTCAAGAGTTGAACGATTTTAAAGATTTCATTGAAATAACTGCACCATATGACGTGGTAGTCGATGGATTAAACTTGGCATATGCATATCGAGGAAAAGTTGGTAATCATTCTATA aCCAAGGTTATTATGAAGAATTTTATTGCAAAGAAATTAAAAGTGTTATTAATTGGCAGAAAACATCTAGTTAAGATGCTGGGAAaagaatttgattttataaaaaaaaatgctcatatattttttactaatgatct ATCTAAAGATGAtccatttgttttatatgctGCAATGTATAGTGGTATTAATACACAAATTCTTACCAGAGATCTTATGCGTAGTCATAAATTTTTGTTAGAAGATGTTCACATGAAAagcatatttcaaaaatggttACAAATACATCGattaggattaaaaatacgtcCAGGTGATGAAGTTATGATTAAA gAGCCTATAAAGCATTTACAAGCAACTCAAGAATCTGAAAATGGCATATGGCACATGCCTTACCAGGAAATCAAAGAACGTGGTTCCTGGTCTAAACCTGATTCATCACCTGATAAATGGatgtgtatacaaatttag